In a single window of the Nocardioides sp. L-11A genome:
- a CDS encoding barstar family protein, with protein sequence MSGLAAVLAGRHAPGVHRWESALDVADVRHAVERAGWAFGYVDGASLDTTPAVLRAIGDALAFPDYYGVNADALNDCLRDLAGPTVLLWDAWAGFARAEPRWFGVVTGVLGQRGEADPAIEVLLRGPGPEDVVPLLA encoded by the coding sequence ATGAGCGGGCTGGCCGCCGTCCTGGCCGGGCGGCACGCTCCGGGCGTGCACCGCTGGGAGTCGGCGCTCGACGTCGCCGACGTCCGGCACGCGGTGGAGCGTGCCGGCTGGGCCTTCGGGTACGTCGACGGCGCATCCCTCGACACCACGCCCGCCGTGCTGCGGGCGATCGGCGACGCACTGGCGTTCCCCGACTACTACGGGGTCAACGCCGACGCCCTGAACGACTGCCTGCGCGACCTCGCCGGCCCGACCGTGCTGCTGTGGGACGCCTGGGCCGGCTTCGCCCGAGCGGAGCCGCGGTGGTTCGGCGTCGTGACCGGCGTCCTGGGGCAGCGCGGGGAGGCCGATCCGGCGATCGAGGTGCTGCTGCGCGGACCCGGCCCGGAGGACGTCGTGCCGCTGCTGGCCTGA
- a CDS encoding ribonuclease domain-containing protein translates to MPRLSRRTTQVVSTLVTVVLLVGVWWLQSGGPEDTDPARAVESPSVSSSPSVSSSPSGPAATDEHGLSYVDLAGLPPEAAATVELIEAGGPFPYPGKDGSTFGNVEGLLPERPRGYYAEYTVDTPGLDHRGARRIIAGDGGELYWTADHYASFERIRESR, encoded by the coding sequence GTGCCGCGGCTGAGCCGGCGCACGACCCAGGTCGTCTCCACGCTCGTCACCGTCGTCCTGCTGGTCGGGGTCTGGTGGCTGCAGTCCGGCGGGCCCGAGGACACCGACCCGGCCCGGGCGGTGGAGAGCCCGTCCGTGTCGTCGAGCCCGTCCGTGTCGTCGAGCCCGTCCGGCCCGGCGGCGACCGACGAGCACGGCCTGTCGTACGTCGATCTCGCGGGGCTCCCGCCCGAGGCCGCCGCGACCGTGGAGCTGATCGAGGCCGGCGGGCCGTTCCCGTACCCCGGCAAGGACGGCTCCACCTTCGGCAACGTCGAGGGGCTGCTCCCGGAGCGGCCACGCGGCTACTACGCGGAGTACACGGTCGACACGCCCGGTCTCGACCACCGGGGCGCGCGACGGATCATCGCCGGCGACGGGGGAGAGCTGTACTGGACCGCGGACCACTACGCGTCCTTCGAGCGCATCCGGGAGAGTCGATGA
- a CDS encoding Rv2175c family DNA-binding protein — MSEPRLADLDLAALVADWLDWDQAAAEIGVTPAKVRTMVRDHQLAAAKPGDGRQGIPALFLVDGEPVKGLPGLLTLLHDSGFDDRECIAWIFLDADLPGRPIDALRENRGSEVKRRAQALAF, encoded by the coding sequence ATGAGCGAACCGCGACTGGCCGACCTCGACCTCGCCGCCCTGGTGGCGGACTGGCTGGACTGGGACCAGGCCGCCGCCGAGATCGGCGTCACGCCGGCCAAGGTGCGCACCATGGTGCGCGACCACCAGCTCGCCGCGGCCAAGCCCGGCGACGGCCGGCAGGGGATCCCGGCCCTCTTCCTGGTCGACGGCGAGCCGGTCAAGGGCCTGCCCGGCCTGCTGACCCTCCTGCACGACAGCGGCTTCGACGACCGCGAGTGCATCGCGTGGATCTTCCTCGACGCCGACCTGCCCGGCCGCCCGATCGACGCGCTGCGCGAGAACCGCGGCTCGGAGGTCAAGCGCCGCGCTCAGGCGCTGGCGTTCTGA
- the pknB gene encoding Stk1 family PASTA domain-containing Ser/Thr kinase, with the protein MHEDQRVRGAAAARRGDPSSGRTPRVEDHQYGRLLDERYRIGVRIARGGMASVYEAVDTRLDRTVAVKIMHPGLGDATTREDESFARRFVSEAKAAARLSHPHVVAVFDQGRDDSDGTVYLVMEYVPGHTLRDTIGKEAPMSPERALALLDPVLSALGAAHRAGLIHRDVKPENVLIAADPHSGATRIKVADFGLAKAVSADTQHTATNGVLIGTVSYLAPELVVEQRADARADVYAAGVILFELLTGTKPHTGETPIAVAYRHVHEDVPRPSTVVPGIPDYVDALVLRATTRDASLRPADATVLLHHVRRVAQALHDGVREDPELVADLLPAARVTAPDPAAAVGGDTTPEPVSSLWDGLPDLVDEPAQRTAVRTAARPPAPPAPSPHEQTSVIAEPPAAPPRRRRRRGRRIALALVLVVLVAAVGGTAWWVGWGRFTTTPGVVGLEQAAAQAKLEEAGLGVTVGDEVYSESVEKGLVIATDPRPGERILPDGEVALTVSLGKERYDVPDLAGKTVAEAEAALAEVKFVAGQPVERWSETVEEGRVIQSQPAFGTPEAAALPVGTSVTLVVSQGRKPIKIRSFVGKDADKATQALEKKGLKVEVAEERYSDDVPEGRVISQSPDSGTRYRSDTVQLVVSKGPELVTVPSVRLKSTDDAVALLESLGLVVKIERADIYINGSVAWSTSPGGGSKVRKGSTVILDVV; encoded by the coding sequence GTGCACGAAGACCAGCGCGTCCGCGGCGCCGCCGCCGCGCGCCGCGGCGACCCCTCGTCAGGCCGCACGCCGCGGGTGGAGGACCACCAGTACGGCCGCCTGCTCGACGAGCGCTACCGGATCGGCGTGCGGATCGCCCGCGGCGGCATGGCCAGCGTCTACGAGGCGGTCGACACCCGGCTGGACCGCACGGTCGCCGTCAAGATCATGCACCCCGGCCTCGGCGACGCGACCACGCGCGAGGACGAGTCGTTCGCGCGCCGGTTCGTGAGCGAGGCCAAGGCCGCGGCCCGGCTCTCCCACCCGCACGTGGTCGCGGTGTTCGACCAGGGCCGCGACGACAGCGACGGCACGGTCTACCTCGTCATGGAGTACGTCCCGGGCCACACCCTGCGCGACACCATCGGCAAGGAGGCGCCGATGTCGCCCGAGCGGGCGCTGGCGCTGCTCGACCCGGTCCTCTCGGCGCTCGGCGCCGCGCACCGCGCGGGCCTGATCCATCGCGACGTGAAGCCCGAGAACGTCCTCATCGCCGCCGACCCGCACTCGGGCGCGACCCGGATCAAGGTCGCCGACTTCGGCCTGGCCAAGGCGGTCAGCGCCGACACCCAGCACACCGCCACCAACGGCGTCCTCATCGGGACCGTGTCCTATCTCGCTCCCGAGCTGGTCGTCGAGCAGCGGGCCGACGCCCGCGCCGACGTGTACGCCGCCGGCGTGATCCTCTTCGAGCTGCTCACCGGCACCAAGCCGCACACCGGGGAGACGCCGATCGCGGTGGCCTACCGCCACGTCCACGAGGACGTCCCGCGGCCGTCCACCGTGGTGCCCGGGATCCCCGACTACGTCGACGCCCTCGTCCTGCGAGCCACCACCCGCGACGCCAGCCTGCGCCCGGCCGACGCCACCGTGCTGCTGCACCACGTGCGCCGGGTCGCGCAGGCGCTGCACGACGGCGTCCGCGAGGACCCCGAGCTGGTCGCCGACCTGCTGCCCGCGGCGCGGGTCACCGCTCCGGACCCCGCAGCGGCCGTCGGCGGCGACACCACCCCCGAGCCGGTGAGCTCGCTGTGGGACGGCCTGCCCGACCTGGTCGACGAGCCGGCACAGCGCACGGCGGTGCGGACCGCCGCCCGGCCGCCGGCGCCCCCGGCGCCCTCACCGCACGAACAGACCTCGGTCATCGCCGAGCCGCCCGCGGCACCACCGCGGCGCAGGCGGCGGCGTGGCCGGCGGATCGCCCTCGCGTTGGTCCTGGTCGTCCTCGTGGCCGCCGTCGGCGGCACCGCCTGGTGGGTCGGGTGGGGGCGGTTCACGACGACGCCCGGCGTGGTGGGACTGGAGCAGGCGGCGGCCCAGGCGAAGCTCGAGGAGGCCGGCCTGGGCGTCACCGTCGGCGACGAGGTCTACTCCGAGAGCGTCGAGAAGGGCCTCGTGATCGCCACGGACCCCCGGCCCGGTGAGCGGATCCTGCCCGACGGCGAGGTCGCGCTGACCGTCTCCCTCGGCAAGGAGCGCTACGACGTCCCCGACCTCGCCGGCAAGACCGTCGCCGAGGCGGAGGCCGCTCTCGCGGAGGTGAAGTTCGTCGCCGGTCAGCCCGTCGAGCGCTGGTCGGAGACCGTCGAGGAAGGCCGGGTGATCCAGAGCCAGCCCGCGTTCGGCACGCCGGAGGCCGCCGCCCTGCCCGTCGGGACCTCGGTCACGCTGGTCGTCTCCCAGGGACGCAAGCCGATCAAGATCCGCAGCTTCGTCGGCAAGGACGCCGACAAGGCGACCCAGGCCCTGGAGAAGAAGGGGCTGAAGGTCGAGGTCGCCGAGGAGCGCTACAGCGACGACGTCCCCGAGGGCCGGGTGATCAGTCAGTCGCCCGACTCCGGCACCCGGTACCGGAGCGACACCGTCCAGCTCGTCGTGTCGAAGGGCCCGGAGCTGGTCACGGTCCCCTCCGTCCGGCTCAAGTCGACCGACGACGCGGTCGCGCTCCTGGAGAGCCTCGGCCTGGTCGTCAAGATCGAGCGCGCCGACATCTACATCAACGGCAGCGTGGCCTGGAGCACCAGCCCCGGCGGCGGCAGCAAGGTGCGCAAGGGCAGCACCGTGATCCTCGACGTCGTCTGA
- a CDS encoding SRPBCC family protein, translated as MAGHIIHVHATIPAPPEQVWDVITDIAHADDVLRSVSETEILTEGAYDVGTAWRERRTLFGHHGPEELQVVESEPPRRTVVEAEVGNDVIRTAYRLTPSGPDATGTRLAMTTTVEMSHRSALSRAMWAMFGGFSYDRTRKVLEHDLEDIEAEACRRATSA; from the coding sequence ATGGCCGGTCACATCATCCACGTGCATGCCACCATCCCCGCCCCGCCGGAGCAGGTCTGGGATGTCATCACCGACATCGCCCACGCCGACGACGTGCTGCGCAGCGTCAGCGAGACCGAGATCCTCACCGAGGGGGCGTACGACGTCGGCACCGCCTGGCGCGAGCGGCGCACCCTGTTCGGGCACCACGGCCCGGAGGAGCTGCAGGTCGTCGAGTCGGAGCCACCGCGTCGTACCGTCGTCGAGGCCGAGGTCGGCAATGACGTGATCCGGACGGCCTACCGGCTCACCCCGTCCGGCCCCGACGCGACCGGCACCCGGCTGGCGATGACGACCACCGTGGAGATGAGCCACCGGTCCGCGCTGTCGCGGGCCATGTGGGCGATGTTCGGCGGGTTCAGCTACGACCGCACCCGCAAGGTGCTCGAGCACGACCTGGAGGACATCGAGGCGGAGGCCTGCCGTCGGGCGACCTCCGCGTGA
- a CDS encoding 3-deoxy-7-phosphoheptulonate synthase class II, with product MSTLPSLEQLHAIGAKQQPSYDDPAALAAAVERLRTLPPLVFAGECDELKAKIAAASRGEAFLLQGGDCAETFVDATADNTRNKLRVLLQMAVVLTYAASVPVVKVGRLAGQYAKPRSSDTETRGEVTLPAYRGDAVNGFEFTPESRRPDPQRLLDVYHASASTLNLVRAFTTGGYADLRQVHTWNSEFVRNSPVGQHYEAMAAEIDRALTFMQAIGADPEEFHRVDFYSSHEALLLEYEHAMTRIDSRTEKPYNVSGHMVWIGERTRQLDGAHVEYFSHISNPIGCKLGPNATADDALALAAKLNPANESGRLTFITRFGAAKIRDGLPALVEKVTAEGVDVAWVCDAMHGNTFEASNGYKTRRFEDVLDEVQGFFDVHRALGTVPAGILVENTGDDVTEIVGGGEELDEQGLAHRYESVVDPRLNRVQSLEMAFQVASMLQKR from the coding sequence GTGAGCACCCTCCCGTCCCTCGAGCAGTTGCACGCCATCGGAGCGAAGCAGCAGCCGTCGTACGACGACCCCGCGGCCCTCGCCGCGGCCGTCGAGCGACTGCGCACGCTGCCTCCGCTGGTCTTTGCGGGCGAGTGCGACGAGCTGAAGGCGAAGATCGCCGCGGCCAGCCGAGGGGAGGCATTCCTGCTCCAGGGCGGCGACTGCGCCGAGACCTTCGTCGACGCGACCGCCGACAACACCCGCAACAAGCTCCGGGTCCTGCTGCAGATGGCGGTCGTGCTGACCTACGCCGCGTCCGTGCCCGTCGTGAAGGTCGGCCGGCTCGCGGGCCAGTACGCCAAGCCCCGCTCGTCCGACACCGAGACCCGCGGCGAGGTGACCCTGCCGGCCTACCGGGGCGACGCGGTCAACGGCTTCGAGTTCACCCCCGAGTCCCGGCGCCCCGACCCGCAGCGGCTGCTCGACGTCTACCACGCCTCGGCGTCCACGCTGAACCTCGTGCGGGCCTTCACCACCGGCGGCTACGCCGACCTGCGCCAGGTGCACACCTGGAACTCCGAGTTCGTCCGCAACAGCCCGGTCGGCCAGCACTACGAGGCGATGGCCGCCGAGATCGACCGCGCGCTGACCTTCATGCAGGCGATCGGCGCCGACCCCGAGGAGTTCCACCGGGTCGACTTCTACTCCTCGCACGAGGCGCTGCTGCTCGAGTACGAGCACGCCATGACGCGCATCGACTCGCGCACCGAGAAGCCCTACAACGTCTCGGGCCACATGGTGTGGATCGGCGAGCGCACCCGGCAGCTCGACGGTGCCCACGTCGAGTACTTCAGTCACATCAGCAACCCGATCGGCTGCAAGCTCGGCCCCAATGCCACCGCGGACGACGCGCTCGCGCTGGCCGCGAAGCTCAACCCGGCCAACGAGTCCGGCCGGCTCACCTTCATCACCCGCTTCGGGGCGGCCAAGATCCGCGACGGCCTGCCGGCACTGGTCGAGAAGGTCACGGCCGAGGGGGTCGACGTGGCCTGGGTGTGCGACGCGATGCACGGCAACACCTTCGAGGCGTCCAACGGCTACAAGACCCGCCGCTTCGAGGATGTCCTCGACGAGGTGCAGGGCTTCTTCGACGTCCATCGTGCCCTCGGCACGGTCCCGGCCGGCATCCTCGTCGAGAACACCGGCGACGACGTGACCGAGATCGTCGGTGGCGGCGAGGAGCTCGACGAACAGGGCCTGGCCCACCGCTACGAGTCGGTCGTCGACCCGCGCCTCAACCGGGTGCAGTCGCTGGAGATGGCCTTCCAGGTCGCCAGCATGCTCCAGAAGCGCTGA
- a CDS encoding APC family permease, translating to MSTETTGETTQGGHGQPELKRVLGPGLLLLFIVGDILGAGVYAVTGRLAGQVGGIAWLPFLVAFAIATLTAYSYLELVTKYPQAAGAALYAHKAFGVHFVTFLVAFTVVCSGITSASTSSGLLASNLLIGFGNDAPGKELVLVVALAFMLLLALINLRGVGESVKFNVVLTLIEMAALAIVIGIGIWVIGKGDGDLDRITVFESPDDKGLFMAVTVATAIAFFSMVGFEDSVNMVEETKDPERIFPRMMLTGLGIAVIIYMLVAVSVVAVIPADKIGSPTNAEAGILIDVVKLGAPDLPIDDFFPFMTVFAVANTALINMLMASRLIYGMARQRVLPPVLGKVLPGRRSPYVAIGFTTLLACGLIAYVRLASESTIVGALSGTTALLLLAVFTIVNVACLVLRREPTRPHGFRAPTVVPVLGALFCAYLLGPWARLEADMIQYKIAAGLLGIGVVLWILTRLFYKPEGGHFADIEHMDIDPTDD from the coding sequence ATGTCCACTGAGACCACCGGAGAGACGACGCAGGGCGGGCACGGCCAGCCGGAGCTGAAGCGGGTCCTGGGACCAGGCCTGCTGCTCCTGTTCATCGTCGGCGACATCCTCGGCGCGGGCGTGTACGCCGTCACCGGCCGCCTCGCCGGGCAGGTCGGCGGCATCGCCTGGCTGCCGTTCCTGGTCGCCTTCGCGATCGCCACGCTGACGGCCTACTCCTATCTCGAGCTCGTCACGAAGTACCCCCAGGCAGCGGGGGCCGCGCTCTACGCCCACAAGGCGTTCGGCGTGCACTTCGTGACCTTCCTGGTCGCGTTCACGGTCGTCTGCTCCGGGATCACGAGCGCGTCGACCTCCTCGGGCCTCCTGGCGTCCAACCTGCTGATCGGGTTCGGCAACGACGCGCCCGGCAAGGAGCTGGTGCTGGTCGTCGCACTGGCGTTCATGCTGCTGCTGGCGCTGATCAACCTGCGCGGCGTCGGGGAGAGCGTGAAGTTCAACGTCGTGCTCACCCTGATCGAGATGGCCGCGCTGGCGATCGTGATCGGGATCGGCATCTGGGTCATCGGCAAGGGCGACGGCGACCTCGACCGGATCACCGTCTTCGAGAGTCCCGACGACAAGGGCCTGTTCATGGCCGTCACGGTCGCCACCGCGATCGCGTTCTTCTCCATGGTCGGCTTCGAGGACTCGGTCAACATGGTCGAGGAGACCAAGGATCCGGAGCGGATCTTCCCGCGGATGATGCTGACCGGGCTCGGCATCGCCGTGATCATCTACATGCTGGTCGCGGTCTCCGTCGTCGCCGTCATCCCGGCCGACAAGATCGGCTCGCCGACCAACGCCGAGGCCGGCATCCTCATCGACGTCGTCAAGCTCGGCGCGCCCGACCTGCCGATCGACGACTTCTTCCCGTTCATGACGGTGTTCGCGGTCGCCAACACGGCACTGATCAACATGCTGATGGCCAGTCGGCTGATCTACGGCATGGCCCGCCAGCGGGTGCTGCCGCCCGTCCTCGGCAAGGTGCTCCCCGGACGCCGCTCGCCGTACGTCGCCATCGGCTTCACCACGCTGCTGGCGTGCGGCCTGATCGCCTACGTGCGACTCGCGTCGGAGAGCACCATCGTCGGCGCCCTGTCGGGCACGACCGCCCTGCTGCTGCTCGCCGTGTTCACCATCGTCAACGTCGCCTGCCTCGTCCTGCGGCGCGAGCCGACCCGACCCCACGGCTTCCGGGCGCCGACCGTGGTCCCGGTCCTGGGCGCGCTCTTCTGCGCCTACCTGCTCGGTCCCTGGGCCCGGCTGGAGGCGGACATGATCCAGTACAAGATCGCCGCCGGCCTGCTCGGCATCGGTGTCGTGCTCTGGATCCTCACCCGACTCTTCTACAAGCCCGAGGGCGGTCACTTCGCCGACATCGAGCACATGGACATCGACCCGACCGACGATTGA
- a CDS encoding endonuclease/exonuclease/phosphatase family protein, with amino-acid sequence MRIVTFNILGGRTQYDAEVDVAVLQRAIADLDPDVLALQEVDHLLQRSGHADLTALAAEAMGATDHRFVAALAGSPGATWTAATGDEQPGDAAYGIALLSRMPVSGWQVIRLPAVPTQVPMRFPGRLLPTWVRDEPRVAVSATVETPDGPLTVTTTHLSFIHWWNGRQLGRLTRSLSGARRPLVLTGDLNMGPARAARVSGLTPLAEHATFPADRPREQLDHVLADPPLAARATARRMALSDHRALLVDLDLRYAPSRRRPAPRRTPGG; translated from the coding sequence ATGCGCATCGTGACGTTCAACATCCTCGGCGGCCGCACCCAGTACGACGCCGAGGTCGACGTGGCCGTGCTGCAGCGGGCGATCGCCGACCTCGATCCGGACGTGCTCGCGCTGCAGGAGGTCGACCATCTGCTCCAGCGCTCGGGTCATGCCGACCTGACCGCGCTCGCCGCCGAGGCCATGGGCGCGACCGACCATCGCTTCGTGGCCGCGCTCGCCGGCAGCCCCGGTGCGACCTGGACGGCCGCGACCGGTGACGAGCAGCCCGGGGACGCCGCCTACGGCATCGCGCTGCTGAGCCGGATGCCGGTCAGCGGGTGGCAGGTGATCCGCCTCCCGGCCGTGCCCACGCAGGTGCCGATGCGCTTCCCCGGCCGGCTGCTGCCGACCTGGGTGCGCGACGAGCCGCGGGTCGCGGTGAGCGCGACCGTGGAGACGCCGGACGGCCCCCTCACCGTCACCACCACCCACCTGTCCTTCATCCACTGGTGGAACGGCCGTCAGCTCGGACGGCTGACGCGCTCGCTCTCCGGCGCGCGGCGGCCGCTCGTGCTGACGGGCGATCTCAACATGGGCCCGGCCCGGGCGGCGCGGGTCAGCGGGCTCACGCCGCTCGCCGAGCACGCGACCTTCCCCGCCGACCGGCCGCGCGAGCAGCTGGACCACGTGCTGGCCGACCCGCCGCTGGCCGCCCGGGCGACCGCGCGCCGGATGGCACTGTCGGACCACCGGGCGCTGCTCGTGGACCTCGACCTCCGGTACGCGCCTAGCCGAAGAAGACCTGCGCCTCGGCGTACTCCTGGGGGCTGA
- a CDS encoding 6-phosphofructokinase, with protein MRVGVLTGGGDCPGLNAVIRAVVRKGVNDRGFEFVGFRDGWRGPLEGVTMPLGIEQCRGILPRGGTILGSSRTNPFAVEGGVERITDNLAAAGVDALVAIGGEDTLGVATRLAELGVAVVGVPKTIDNDLSGTDFTFGFDTAVNIATEAIDRLHTTAESHHRVLVVEVMGRHAGWIALHAGIAGGASSVLIPEAPFDIAAVCAHVETRFRSEYAPIIVVSEGAVPADGSGMTLVSGEKDAFGHVRLGGIGDRLAHEIERRTGKEARAVVLGHIQRGGTPSAFDRWLATRFGLQAIDAVADGEYGVMVALRGTAIVRVPLVEGTGALKLVSPQEYAEAQVFFG; from the coding sequence ATGCGCGTCGGAGTGCTGACCGGTGGTGGTGACTGCCCGGGCCTGAACGCCGTGATCCGGGCCGTGGTGCGCAAGGGGGTGAACGACCGCGGCTTCGAGTTCGTCGGCTTCCGCGACGGCTGGCGGGGACCCCTGGAGGGCGTGACGATGCCGCTGGGCATCGAGCAGTGCCGCGGCATCCTCCCGCGCGGCGGCACGATCCTGGGCTCCTCGCGGACCAACCCGTTCGCCGTGGAGGGCGGTGTCGAACGGATCACCGACAACCTGGCCGCGGCCGGCGTCGATGCTCTCGTCGCGATCGGCGGCGAGGACACGCTCGGCGTGGCGACCCGGCTGGCCGAGCTCGGCGTGGCCGTCGTCGGCGTCCCGAAGACGATCGACAACGACCTCTCCGGCACCGACTTCACCTTCGGCTTCGACACCGCGGTCAACATCGCGACCGAGGCGATCGACCGCCTGCACACGACGGCCGAGTCCCATCACCGGGTGCTCGTGGTCGAGGTGATGGGCCGGCACGCCGGCTGGATCGCCCTGCACGCCGGCATCGCCGGGGGCGCGAGCTCGGTGCTGATCCCCGAGGCGCCCTTCGACATCGCCGCGGTGTGCGCGCACGTCGAGACCCGGTTCCGCAGCGAGTACGCCCCGATCATCGTCGTCTCCGAGGGCGCCGTGCCGGCCGACGGCAGCGGGATGACCCTGGTCAGCGGCGAGAAGGACGCCTTCGGGCACGTCCGGCTCGGCGGCATCGGCGACCGCCTCGCCCACGAGATCGAGCGCCGTACCGGCAAGGAGGCCCGGGCGGTCGTCCTCGGCCACATCCAGCGCGGCGGCACGCCGTCAGCCTTCGACCGGTGGCTGGCGACCCGCTTCGGGCTGCAGGCCATCGACGCCGTTGCCGACGGCGAGTACGGCGTCATGGTGGCCCTGCGCGGCACCGCGATCGTACGGGTCCCGCTGGTCGAGGGCACCGGTGCGCTGAAGCTGGTCAGCCCCCAGGAGTACGCCGAGGCGCAGGTCTTCTTCGGCTAG
- a CDS encoding DUF1028 domain-containing protein, with protein MTFSIVARSADGDTWGVAVASKFLAVGSAVPAAVAGVGAVATQADANVAYKGLALSHLDEGATAPVALQRLLEEDDGRAHRQVGIVDLDGTAATHTGAECIPWAGGATGEGYAIQGNCLAGSEVVEAMEAAWLAGDPESTLQDRLLAALAAGDAAGGDRRGRQSAAMLVVREAAGYGGLDDVAVDLRVDDHPAPIDELARLLDLHDLYLTASTEKERVAVDDTLRAELETFAAAGGHRDFHTWVGTENYEMRVAPDLAWIDRRVLAIVRGDG; from the coding sequence ATGACCTTCTCGATCGTGGCCCGGTCCGCCGACGGCGACACCTGGGGTGTCGCCGTCGCCTCCAAGTTCCTCGCGGTCGGCTCGGCCGTGCCCGCCGCCGTCGCGGGCGTCGGTGCCGTCGCCACCCAGGCCGACGCCAACGTCGCCTACAAGGGCCTCGCGCTCTCCCATCTCGACGAGGGCGCGACCGCGCCGGTCGCGCTGCAACGGCTCCTCGAGGAGGACGACGGCCGGGCGCACCGGCAGGTCGGCATCGTCGACCTCGACGGCACCGCCGCCACCCACACCGGCGCCGAGTGCATCCCGTGGGCCGGCGGGGCGACCGGTGAGGGCTACGCGATCCAGGGCAACTGCCTCGCCGGCTCCGAGGTGGTCGAGGCGATGGAGGCGGCCTGGCTCGCCGGCGACCCGGAGTCCACGCTGCAGGACCGCCTGCTGGCCGCGCTCGCCGCCGGCGACGCCGCGGGAGGCGACCGTCGGGGCCGCCAGTCCGCGGCGATGCTCGTGGTCCGCGAGGCCGCGGGCTACGGCGGTCTGGACGACGTCGCGGTGGACCTTCGCGTCGACGACCACCCGGCCCCGATCGACGAGCTCGCCCGGCTGCTCGACCTCCACGACCTCTACCTCACCGCCTCCACCGAGAAGGAGCGGGTCGCCGTCGACGACACGCTGCGCGCCGAGCTGGAGACCTTCGCCGCCGCCGGCGGCCACCGGGACTTCCACACCTGGGTGGGCACCGAGAACTACGAGATGCGGGTCGCGCCCGACCTGGCCTGGATCGACCGGCGGGTGCTCGCGATCGTCCGCGGCGACGGCTGA